In Flammeovirgaceae bacterium 311, one DNA window encodes the following:
- a CDS encoding Alpha-N-arabinofuranosidase (COG3507 Beta-xylosidase), protein MAQSGNTFINPILSGFYPDPSITRVGEDYYMVHSTFSYFPGVPVMHSKDLVNWKQIGNVLDRPEQLDLDGLGISRGIFAPTIEHHNGTFYMVTTLIDGGGNFVVTAKNPAGPWSDPVWLRNVSGIDPSLFFDEDGKAYIIYNSEAPDNKPLYDGHRTIRMMEFDWQNLKAVGTPIILVNGGVDISKKPVWIEGPHIYKKGGYYYLMAAEGGTSVNHSEVILRSTTVTGKYIPYPGNPILTQRHLPADREYPVSATGHADLVQTQNGDWWAVFLATRPYDKNDSYNLGRETFLAPVSWKEGWPIINPDFEEVQYSYQRPDLPETKTDFPLNGNFTQRADFDQKQLPMHWTFVRTPRTKWYSLEQPAGQLTLDLRPETLSGKQNPSYVARRQQHWTGNATAKMQFKPAAANEFAGIATFQGEQNYYALGKSLSANGEEVIQLLQSNKGADAAREGTARDAGTADAGTTVIAEQKLAKSERGKPLYLKVEFDKGNYNFYYTTKQGDWKLLKSGVDGTFLSTRVSGGFVGTTMGPYATSQGKQSASKASFDWFEYSGNDEVYKAKNIAR, encoded by the coding sequence ATGGCACAGTCAGGTAATACCTTCATCAATCCGATCCTATCAGGCTTTTATCCTGATCCGAGCATTACCCGGGTGGGAGAGGATTATTATATGGTACATTCTACCTTTTCCTATTTTCCGGGGGTACCGGTGATGCACAGCAAGGACCTGGTAAACTGGAAGCAGATTGGCAATGTGCTGGACCGCCCCGAGCAGCTGGACCTGGATGGACTGGGCATCTCCAGGGGCATCTTTGCCCCCACCATTGAACACCACAACGGCACCTTTTATATGGTTACCACACTGATTGATGGGGGTGGTAATTTTGTGGTAACGGCAAAGAATCCTGCCGGGCCCTGGTCAGACCCGGTGTGGCTGCGGAATGTGAGTGGTATTGATCCTTCCCTCTTTTTTGATGAAGATGGAAAGGCCTACATCATCTACAACAGCGAAGCACCGGATAATAAGCCCCTCTATGATGGCCATCGAACCATCCGTATGATGGAGTTCGACTGGCAAAATCTGAAGGCGGTGGGTACGCCCATTATTCTGGTAAACGGAGGAGTGGATATTTCCAAAAAACCGGTGTGGATAGAAGGTCCGCACATTTACAAAAAAGGGGGCTACTACTACCTGATGGCTGCCGAAGGTGGCACCAGTGTGAACCATTCTGAAGTAATCCTGCGGAGCACCACAGTAACCGGTAAGTACATTCCTTATCCCGGTAACCCTATTCTCACCCAGCGCCATCTTCCTGCCGATCGTGAATACCCGGTTTCTGCCACCGGCCATGCCGACCTGGTTCAGACACAGAATGGCGACTGGTGGGCAGTTTTCCTGGCCACCAGGCCTTACGATAAAAACGACAGCTATAACCTGGGTCGTGAAACTTTCCTGGCTCCTGTTAGCTGGAAAGAGGGCTGGCCTATCATTAATCCCGATTTTGAAGAAGTGCAGTACAGCTATCAGCGGCCTGATCTCCCCGAAACCAAGACAGATTTTCCGCTGAATGGTAATTTCACCCAAAGGGCAGATTTCGATCAGAAGCAGCTGCCAATGCACTGGACGTTTGTAAGAACTCCGCGCACAAAATGGTACAGTTTGGAACAGCCGGCCGGCCAGCTAACGCTGGATCTGCGTCCGGAGACGCTTTCCGGGAAACAGAACCCTTCCTATGTAGCCAGGCGGCAGCAGCACTGGACAGGCAATGCCACTGCCAAAATGCAGTTCAAGCCTGCTGCGGCCAATGAATTTGCCGGCATTGCTACCTTTCAGGGTGAGCAAAACTATTATGCCCTGGGTAAATCACTTTCTGCCAATGGTGAGGAGGTAATTCAGTTGTTGCAATCTAACAAAGGAGCTGATGCAGCCAGAGAGGGAACAGCCAGGGATGCTGGCACAGCTGATGCCGGCACCACCGTGATAGCAGAACAGAAGCTGGCAAAAAGTGAAAGGGGCAAACCGCTTTACCTAAAGGTGGAGTTCGATAAGGGCAACTACAATTTTTACTACACTACCAAACAGGGCGACTGGAAACTGCTGAAGTCAGGGGTGGATGGTACTTTCCTGAGCACCCGGGTATCCGGTGGCTTTGTTGGCACCACTATGGGGCCATACGCCACCTCACAGGGAAAACAATCTGCCTCTAAAGCCAGCTTCGACTGGTTTGAGTATAGTGGTAATGATGAGGTATACAAAGCCAAAAACATTGCCAGATAA